A single Acropora palmata chromosome 5, jaAcrPala1.3, whole genome shotgun sequence DNA region contains:
- the LOC141882316 gene encoding uncharacterized protein LOC141882316: MWKIADITPLPKVKQVTDPKKELRPISLTSTLSKISEDFFLSDYIKPALENLVDSNQFGTISGSSTVLALISMIHKWLEATDGNSASVRVLLYDYGKAFDLIDHKILVNKLKQVNIPDSVINWVIDFPSGRSRRVKLGKDCFSEWGTVPSECHRGQSWVPGVFFC; encoded by the coding sequence ATGTGGAAAATTGCAGATATCACCCCCCTGCCCAAGGTGAAGCAAGTCACCGACCCAAAGAAGGAACTGCGTCCAATCTCTCTCACGTCTACCCTCTCCAAAATATCTGaggacttttttctttctgattACATAAAACCTGCGCTAGAGAACCTAGTTGACTCCAACCAGTTTGGTACCATATCTGGTTCTTCAACCGTACTAGCACTCATTAGTATGATTCATAAGTGGCTCGAAGCAACGGATGGTAACAGTGCTTCTGTGCGTGTCCTCCTCTATGATTATGGAAAGGCCTTTGACCTCATAGACCACAAGATTTTGGTCAACAAACTAAAGCAGGTCAATATTCCTGATAGTGTAATCAACTGGGTTATTGACTTCCCTTCAGGAAGATCTCGCAGAGTCAAACTTGGAAAGGACTGCTTTTCAGAGTGGGGCACAGTGCCGTCTGAGTGCCACAGGGGACAAAGTTGGGTCCCTGGCGTTTTCTTTTGCTGA